From Gemmatimonadaceae bacterium:
ATCGGCATGACGCTCGCCATCGTCGGCGCGATCACCGCGCCGCTCGCCATTGGGATCATGGCGGTCTCGGTGCTGGGCGTGCTCGCGTCGACAGCGATGCTCGTGCGCCTGCAGCTCGACGAGGAGCGCGCAGGCGACGAGCCTGAATCGGGCATCGCCGCGACCACACCTGACGTGGCCGAAGCCGTGATCCCTGCGCGCCGCATGCACTGCGACGCGTGCGCACGGCGCATCGACACGAGGTTGGCCAAGATCGAGGGCGTGCGGTCGGTCAAGGCGAACGCGATCCGCAAGGAAGTGGTGGTCGCCTATGAGTCGGCCCGCGTGTCCGAGGAACAGCTCCGTGGCGAGCTCGAAACGATGGGCATGCGATGAGCGCACGAGCGATGAGCGCACGCGCGAGGAGCGCCTCGTGAACCCCGCGGAGTTCATTCAGCAGCTGTCGGCGTCGGTTGCGCAGAGTTCCGCGCTCGCCGTCATGGTTGCGGCGGCGGGCGGCGCGTTGTCCACGAGCGCGTGTCCGTGCACCGTGCCGACCGGCTTAGGCCTCGTGAGCTACGTCGGCGGCGCATCCGGCAGTATGTCGCGCGGTGTTGCGGGCACCTTGGGGGACGCCGGCCGGGTTGAAGTGTCGGCGCGCCCGCCGCGTCCGGGTCTGCTCTCGCTGCTTTTCTTCGGAGGGCTGGTCCTGAGTCTCACCACTTTAGGTGTCCTCGCCGCGGTGTCCGGACGCGTGTTCACCAGCAACGGCCCGGCGTTCTCTGTCCTCGCCGCAGTTGTTTTGGGACTCGGCGCGGTCGCCGTGCTGGCCGGCCCGTGGGTGCGCCGTCGCGTGCGGGACCCGGTGGTTCGGCAGCGTAGCGGGCGCTCGGGCGCGTTCGGATACGGCGCCGCCTACAGCGTGGCGACCATCACGTCGTCCGCTGGTCCCCTGTTGCTGCTTCTGACCGTTGCCGCCGCCGTGGGTCGCCCGTTGTACGGCGCACTCCTGTCCTTCGCCTTCGCCATCGGGCGGGGATTGCCATTCCTTGCGCTCGGCTATGGAGCCGAGCACGGGAGCAGACGCTTGGGCCGGTGGCTCGAGCGTCTCGACCGCGGACGCCGCCCCGTGGAACTGTTGTCCGGGGTCGTCTTGCTCGGCCTGACAGGGTATTTCCTGTGGCTCGCCACCGTGCTTCCCACCACATCATGAGTAAGCCGATGCCAGAATCCGAAGCAGGAGCGGGCAGCGTGCCCACGACGCCGTCGAAGCCGCTTCGAGTAGGCGAAGTCGCTCGGGCAGCAGGCGTCGGCGTGCAGACGCTGCACTACTACGAGCGTGAAGGCATCATCCCGCCGCCGGCGCGCACCGCTGCAGGATACCGACAGTACGACGATGCCACGATTGAGCGCATCCGATTCGTGCGGAAAGCGCAGGCGCTCGGACTCGCGCTCGACGAGATCAAGGAGGTGCTCGCCCTTGCAGAACGGGGCACGAGCCCGTGCGGCCGCGTGCAAGCGGCGCTCGCGGAAAGGCTCGCCGACGTTGACCGTCGGCTTTGGGAACTGCAGTCGTTCCGGGACGAGTTGGCGCGCCTCACCGAGCACGCGACGAACGTGCAGGTTGGCGACGGCGAGACACGCATTTGTCGCATCGTCGAAACGGCGAGGCCAGCGACAGCACCTGAGCCGCCGCGCGAGCGAGTGCTGGTTACACGACGCTCGCGTCGCGCGGCGAAGCAACCATCGGTCTGACCGGATCAGCATATTGGCGCAACGCGGCAGGAGATCAAGCCGCACTGCATGACAAGACGAACTGCAGCCTCGCGGTCGTCACCACGTA
This genomic window contains:
- a CDS encoding heavy metal-responsive transcriptional regulator, giving the protein MPTTPSKPLRVGEVARAAGVGVQTLHYYEREGIIPPPARTAAGYRQYDDATIERIRFVRKAQALGLALDEIKEVLALAERGTSPCGRVQAALAERLADVDRRLWELQSFRDELARLTEHATNVQVGDGETRICRIVETARPATAPEPPRERVLVTRRSRRAAKQPSV
- a CDS encoding sulfite exporter TauE/SafE family protein, yielding MASSKRWACDERTSDERTREERLVNPAEFIQQLSASVAQSSALAVMVAAAGGALSTSACPCTVPTGLGLVSYVGGASGSMSRGVAGTLGDAGRVEVSARPPRPGLLSLLFFGGLVLSLTTLGVLAAVSGRVFTSNGPAFSVLAAVVLGLGAVAVLAGPWVRRRVRDPVVRQRSGRSGAFGYGAAYSVATITSSAGPLLLLLTVAAAVGRPLYGALLSFAFAIGRGLPFLALGYGAEHGSRRLGRWLERLDRGRRPVELLSGVVLLGLTGYFLWLATVLPTTS